In Choloepus didactylus isolate mChoDid1 chromosome X, mChoDid1.pri, whole genome shotgun sequence, a genomic segment contains:
- the LOC119522931 gene encoding uncharacterized protein LOC119522931 isoform X3: MALPVWAGSEVSSPGGAGLGGAAGPLSQPSGPLFQACHPGPCPPHSPQLGQARGVSRRGAGSGSCSRQPDRRQLGLGAARERGRAPRHRQKPKGVSEVELPGSRLGSGQQARKRAPAYKKEGQKKLLAWRGPALGRHTSAIDTWNLPDGRGPAHRPPARPSLGPASTSLRRGQQQLPAKSGGERPSSWLVWLEKGLLRRCQEVEVCFILQSPSSWLMCDTTLLKESRAKSPPPGSLPELWCCM; the protein is encoded by the exons ATGGCACTTCCTGTTTGGGCTGGGTCAGAGGTCAGCAGCCCTGGAGGCGCTGGCCTCGGTGGGGCGGCCGGGCCACTTTCCCAGCCCTcggggcccctcttccaggcctgccaccctggcccctgcccccctCACAGCCCACAGCTGGGCCAGGCCCGAGGGGTGAGCCGCAGAGGCGCCGGAAGTGGGAGCTGTTCCCGCCA GCCAGACAGGAGGCAGCTTGGCCTTGGGGCTGCCCGGGAGAGGGGACGAGCACCCAGGcacagacagaagcccaaaggGGTGTCTGAAGTTGAGCTCCCTGGCAGCAGGCTCGGAAGCGGGCAGCAGGCTCGGAAGCGGGCACCAGCGTACAAGAA GGAAGGTCAAAAAAAGCTCCTGGCCTGGAGAGGACCAGCCCTTGGCCGCCACACCTCGGCCATCGACACATGGAATCTTCCAGATGGCAGAGGCCCGGCCCACCGCCCTCCAGCTCGGCCGTCTCTGGGGCCCGCGAGCACCAGCCTCAG GCGGGGACAGCAGCAGTTACCTGCCAAGAGCGGG GGCGAAAGGCCGAGTTCCTGGCTGGTCTGGCTGGAGAAGGGTCTCCTGCGGAGATGCCAGGAGGTGGAG GTGTGCTTCATTCTGCAAAGCCCCTCTTCCTGGCTCATGTGTGACACAACTCTCTTGAAAGAAAGCAGAGCcaagtcacctcctccaggaagccttcctgaacTCTGGTGCTGCATGTAG
- the LOC119522931 gene encoding uncharacterized protein LOC119522931 isoform X6 yields MALPVWAGSEVSSPGGAGLGGAAGPLSQPSGPLFQACHPGPCPPHSPQLGQARGVSRRGAGSGSCSRQCVLDSVWGSNLSPHLGSSPLLQENQAQEKGKVKKSSWPGEDQPLAATPRPSTHGIFQMAEARPTALQLGRLWGPRAPASGGDSSSYLPRAGAKGRVPGWSGWRRVSCGDARRWRCASFCKAPLPGSCVTQLS; encoded by the exons ATGGCACTTCCTGTTTGGGCTGGGTCAGAGGTCAGCAGCCCTGGAGGCGCTGGCCTCGGTGGGGCGGCCGGGCCACTTTCCCAGCCCTcggggcccctcttccaggcctgccaccctggcccctgcccccctCACAGCCCACAGCTGGGCCAGGCCCGAGGGGTGAGCCGCAGAGGCGCCGGAAGTGGGAGCTGTTCCCGCCA GTGTGTGCTGGACTCAGTCTGGGGGTCCAACCTCTCACCCCACCTTGGCTCAAGCCCCCTTCTCCAGGAAAACCAGGCTCAGGAAAAGG GGAAGGTCAAAAAAAGCTCCTGGCCTGGAGAGGACCAGCCCTTGGCCGCCACACCTCGGCCATCGACACATGGAATCTTCCAGATGGCAGAGGCCCGGCCCACCGCCCTCCAGCTCGGCCGTCTCTGGGGCCCGCGAGCACCAGCCTCAG GCGGGGACAGCAGCAGTTACCTGCCAAGAGCGGG GGCGAAAGGCCGAGTTCCTGGCTGGTCTGGCTGGAGAAGGGTCTCCTGCGGAGATGCCAGGAGGTGGAG GTGTGCTTCATTCTGCAAAGCCCCTCTTCCTGGCTCATGTGTGACACAACTCTCTTGA
- the LOC119522931 gene encoding uncharacterized protein LOC119522931 isoform X4, which translates to MALPVWAGSEVSSPGGAGLGGAAGPLSQPSGPLFQACHPGPCPPHSPQLGQARGVSRRGAGSGSCSRQPDRRQLGLGAARERGRAPRHRQKPKGVSEVELPGSRLGSGQQARKRAPAYKKEGQKKLLAWRGPALGRHTSAIDTWNLPDGRGPAHRPPARPSLGPASTSLRRGQQQLPAKSGGERPSSWLVWLEKGLLRRCQEVEPGASQPPGPQNPTERNPAPDAAAPKHAEKPRAA; encoded by the exons ATGGCACTTCCTGTTTGGGCTGGGTCAGAGGTCAGCAGCCCTGGAGGCGCTGGCCTCGGTGGGGCGGCCGGGCCACTTTCCCAGCCCTcggggcccctcttccaggcctgccaccctggcccctgcccccctCACAGCCCACAGCTGGGCCAGGCCCGAGGGGTGAGCCGCAGAGGCGCCGGAAGTGGGAGCTGTTCCCGCCA GCCAGACAGGAGGCAGCTTGGCCTTGGGGCTGCCCGGGAGAGGGGACGAGCACCCAGGcacagacagaagcccaaaggGGTGTCTGAAGTTGAGCTCCCTGGCAGCAGGCTCGGAAGCGGGCAGCAGGCTCGGAAGCGGGCACCAGCGTACAAGAA GGAAGGTCAAAAAAAGCTCCTGGCCTGGAGAGGACCAGCCCTTGGCCGCCACACCTCGGCCATCGACACATGGAATCTTCCAGATGGCAGAGGCCCGGCCCACCGCCCTCCAGCTCGGCCGTCTCTGGGGCCCGCGAGCACCAGCCTCAG GCGGGGACAGCAGCAGTTACCTGCCAAGAGCGGG GGCGAAAGGCCGAGTTCCTGGCTGGTCTGGCTGGAGAAGGGTCTCCTGCGGAGATGCCAGGAGGTGGAG CCTGGAGCGAGCCAGCCTCCCGGGCCCCAGAACCCGACTGAGAGAAATCCGGCCCCAGACGCGGCAGCCCCCAAGCATGCAGAAAAGCCCAGAGCTGCATAG
- the LOC119522931 gene encoding uncharacterized protein LOC119522931 isoform X2, with protein sequence MALPVWAGSEVSSPGGAGLGGAAGPLSQPSGPLFQACHPGPCPPHSPQLGQARGVSRRGAGSGSCSRQCVLDSVWGSNLSPHLGSSPLLQENQAQEKGKVKKSSWPGEDQPLAATPRPSTHGIFQMAEARPTALQLGRLWGPRAPASGGDSSSYLPRAGAKGRVPGWSGWRRVSCGDARRWSLERASLPGPRTRLREIRPQTRQPPSMQKSPELHSAPCVGCGGFSPHCPRLRPPQEPAWSRRRGVLHSAKPLFLAHV encoded by the exons ATGGCACTTCCTGTTTGGGCTGGGTCAGAGGTCAGCAGCCCTGGAGGCGCTGGCCTCGGTGGGGCGGCCGGGCCACTTTCCCAGCCCTcggggcccctcttccaggcctgccaccctggcccctgcccccctCACAGCCCACAGCTGGGCCAGGCCCGAGGGGTGAGCCGCAGAGGCGCCGGAAGTGGGAGCTGTTCCCGCCA GTGTGTGCTGGACTCAGTCTGGGGGTCCAACCTCTCACCCCACCTTGGCTCAAGCCCCCTTCTCCAGGAAAACCAGGCTCAGGAAAAGG GGAAGGTCAAAAAAAGCTCCTGGCCTGGAGAGGACCAGCCCTTGGCCGCCACACCTCGGCCATCGACACATGGAATCTTCCAGATGGCAGAGGCCCGGCCCACCGCCCTCCAGCTCGGCCGTCTCTGGGGCCCGCGAGCACCAGCCTCAG GCGGGGACAGCAGCAGTTACCTGCCAAGAGCGGG GGCGAAAGGCCGAGTTCCTGGCTGGTCTGGCTGGAGAAGGGTCTCCTGCGGAGATGCCAGGAGGTGGAG CCTGGAGCGAGCCAGCCTCCCGGGCCCCAGAACCCGACTGAGAGAAATCCGGCCCCAGACGCGGCAGCCCCCAAGCATGCAGAAAAGCCCAGAGCTGCATAGCGCGCCCTGTGTGGGGTGTGGGGGGTTCTCTCCTCATTGCCCACGCCTCAGGCCCCCCCAGGAGCCTGCCTGGTCAAGACGCAGAG GTGTGCTTCATTCTGCAAAGCCCCTCTTCCTGGCTCATGTGTGA
- the LOC119522931 gene encoding uncharacterized protein LOC119522931 isoform X1 has product MALPVWAGSEVSSPGGAGLGGAAGPLSQPSGPLFQACHPGPCPPHSPQLGQARGVSRRGAGSGSCSRQPDRRQLGLGAARERGRAPRHRQKPKGVSEVELPGSRLGSGQQARKRAPAYKKEGQKKLLAWRGPALGRHTSAIDTWNLPDGRGPAHRPPARPSLGPASTSLRAKGRVPGWSGWRRVSCGDARRWSLQTANHSLERASLPGPRTRLREIRPQTRQPPSMQKSPELHSAPCVGCGGFSPHCPRLRPPQEPAWSRRRGVLHSAKPLFLAHV; this is encoded by the exons ATGGCACTTCCTGTTTGGGCTGGGTCAGAGGTCAGCAGCCCTGGAGGCGCTGGCCTCGGTGGGGCGGCCGGGCCACTTTCCCAGCCCTcggggcccctcttccaggcctgccaccctggcccctgcccccctCACAGCCCACAGCTGGGCCAGGCCCGAGGGGTGAGCCGCAGAGGCGCCGGAAGTGGGAGCTGTTCCCGCCA GCCAGACAGGAGGCAGCTTGGCCTTGGGGCTGCCCGGGAGAGGGGACGAGCACCCAGGcacagacagaagcccaaaggGGTGTCTGAAGTTGAGCTCCCTGGCAGCAGGCTCGGAAGCGGGCAGCAGGCTCGGAAGCGGGCACCAGCGTACAAGAA GGAAGGTCAAAAAAAGCTCCTGGCCTGGAGAGGACCAGCCCTTGGCCGCCACACCTCGGCCATCGACACATGGAATCTTCCAGATGGCAGAGGCCCGGCCCACCGCCCTCCAGCTCGGCCGTCTCTGGGGCCCGCGAGCACCAGCCTCAG GGCGAAAGGCCGAGTTCCTGGCTGGTCTGGCTGGAGAAGGGTCTCCTGCGGAGATGCCAGGAGGTGGAG CCTGCAAACTGCAAACCACAGCCTGGAGCGAGCCAGCCTCCCGGGCCCCAGAACCCGACTGAGAGAAATCCGGCCCCAGACGCGGCAGCCCCCAAGCATGCAGAAAAGCCCAGAGCTGCATAGCGCGCCCTGTGTGGGGTGTGGGGGGTTCTCTCCTCATTGCCCACGCCTCAGGCCCCCCCAGGAGCCTGCCTGGTCAAGACGCAGAG GTGTGCTTCATTCTGCAAAGCCCCTCTTCCTGGCTCATGTGTGA
- the LOC119522931 gene encoding uncharacterized protein LOC119522931 isoform X5 — protein MALPVWAGSEVSSPGGAGLGGAAGPLSQPSGPLFQACHPGPCPPHSPQLGQARGVSRRGAGSGSCSRQEGQKKLLAWRGPALGRHTSAIDTWNLPDGRGPAHRPPARPSLGPASTSLRAKGRVPGWSGWRRVSCGDARRWSLQTANHSLERASLPGPRTRLREIRPQTRQPPSMQKSPELHSAPCVGCGGFSPHCPRLRPPQEPAWSRRRGVLHSAKPLFLAHV, from the exons ATGGCACTTCCTGTTTGGGCTGGGTCAGAGGTCAGCAGCCCTGGAGGCGCTGGCCTCGGTGGGGCGGCCGGGCCACTTTCCCAGCCCTcggggcccctcttccaggcctgccaccctggcccctgcccccctCACAGCCCACAGCTGGGCCAGGCCCGAGGGGTGAGCCGCAGAGGCGCCGGAAGTGGGAGCTGTTCCCGCCA GGAAGGTCAAAAAAAGCTCCTGGCCTGGAGAGGACCAGCCCTTGGCCGCCACACCTCGGCCATCGACACATGGAATCTTCCAGATGGCAGAGGCCCGGCCCACCGCCCTCCAGCTCGGCCGTCTCTGGGGCCCGCGAGCACCAGCCTCAG GGCGAAAGGCCGAGTTCCTGGCTGGTCTGGCTGGAGAAGGGTCTCCTGCGGAGATGCCAGGAGGTGGAG CCTGCAAACTGCAAACCACAGCCTGGAGCGAGCCAGCCTCCCGGGCCCCAGAACCCGACTGAGAGAAATCCGGCCCCAGACGCGGCAGCCCCCAAGCATGCAGAAAAGCCCAGAGCTGCATAGCGCGCCCTGTGTGGGGTGTGGGGGGTTCTCTCCTCATTGCCCACGCCTCAGGCCCCCCCAGGAGCCTGCCTGGTCAAGACGCAGAG GTGTGCTTCATTCTGCAAAGCCCCTCTTCCTGGCTCATGTGTGA